In Marinilabiliales bacterium, the genomic window AGTATGATAACCGCAACACTGGTTTCAGCCGGCTTGACGCGATTCTGAGAAAATCAGGATATGGACTTTCGGTAAGGGAGCAAATCTCAGACGACGGAACCGGCACACAGGAAAAGGAAAGACTCTCCGGGCTCCGGAATAAGGTAGCTGCATCGGCAATACTTACTTTACCGGTTTTCATATACGGTATGTTTTTTATGCATGCAACAGGTGCCAACCCGATAATGATGGCTTTTTCAACGCCGGTAATCATATACCTGGGGCGGGAATTCTTCATAAATGCCTGGAAAAAAGCCATGAACCGGCAGGCAAACATGGACACCCTTGTTGCAGTCGGCACAGGTTCAGCCTACCTTTTCAGTGTTTTTAATACGCTGTTCCCCGGGTATCTCCTCTCCAGGGGACATCAGCCATATGTATATTTTGAAGCCGCAGCAGTTATAATAACACTGATTTTGCTCGGCAGATATCTCGAGGGGAAGGCAAAATCAAAAACATCAGCTTCCATCAGAAAGCTGATAGGGCTTCAGCCGCAGAATGCAAGGATAATTGTTGATGGGAAAATCAAGGATATACCTGCAGATATGGTTGTCCCGGGTAATATTATCCTGGTAAGGCCTGGCGAAAAGATACCGGTAGACGGGACGGTAACTGAAGGGACAGCATGGGTTGACGAAAGCATGATTACCGGAGAGTCAATGCCAGTTGAAAAGAACAAGGGTGACAAGGTTATAGGTTCAACAATAAACGGATCGGGAAGTTTCTATTTCAGGGCCGAAAAAGTCGGATCAGAAACAATGATTGCCCGTATAATAAGAATGGTTGAAGAGGCACAAGGAAGCAAAGCCGGTATTCAAAGGGTGGCTGACAGGTTTGCAGGGATCTTCGTCCCGACAGTTATAGTTGTCGCAATAATAAATTTTGCATTGTGGTATTTTTTAGGGCCTCACCCCTCTCTGACTTATGCAGTAGTCACATCCGTATCCGTTCTTATTATTGCCTGCCCGTGTGCACTCGGACTAGCAACCCCAACTGCCCTGATGGTGGGGATTGGCAGGGGGGCTGACATGGGGATTCTTGTACGCGATGCTCAAAGCCTTGAAACGGCAAAGAGGATCGACACCATTATCCTGGACAAAACCGGCACCCTTACAGTCGGCAAACCTGTGGTCACAGATACTGCAACCGTTGTTGAACCAGGCATGGATAAAGTCCATGAAGAAGTGTTGCTTGGCGCTGAAAACAGGTCTGAACATCCACTCGGACTTGCGATTGTAATGCATCTGTCAGAAAAAGGCCTGGAACCTGATAATCCTGATAAGTTTGTCAGTATCACAGGCCGGGGAATTGAATTCACAAAGGGAGCCAATAATTACCTTGCGGGAAGTCTCAGATATATGGAAGCTGCCGGGGTTGAAATACCTGATATGATAAGAGAAAAAGCCTCCGGATTTGAATATGAAGGGAAAACACCCGTATATTTTTCTGTCAACAAAAGGGTGCTGTTTCTGTATGCGGTATCTGACAGTTTGCGTCAATCTGCCGGCGATGCCGTAACCAGGCTTAAAAGGATGGGGCTTGATGTTCACATGCTCACGGGAGACAATGAGGCAACTGCACGTGCAATTGCCAGCGCGGCAGGTATTGAAAAATATGTTGCCAATGCCCTGCCGGATGACAAACTCAGATATGTTGAGAACCTTCAAAAACAGGGCCGTGTTGTAGCTATGGTCGGAGATGGTATAAATGATTCTCCTGCACTGACCAGGGCCGATCTCGGAATTGCAATGGGCTCAGGAACAGATATTGCTATGGAAAGTGCCGGGATAACAATAGTTAAGGGAGATATAGACAAGATCGTTGCTGCCATCAGGCTGTCCTTTGCAACAGAGCGTACAATAAGGCAAAACCTTTTTTGGGCATTTATCTATAACACATTAGGCATTCCTGTTGCCGCAGGTGTACTCTATCCTTTTACAGGATACCTTTTAAATCCAATGCTGGCCGGAGCAGCCATGGCTTTCAGCTCGGTATCGGTGTTGAGCAACAGCCTGCGGCTCAAAAGAAAGAATATTTCAAGCTAACCAGCTGCATACCAAGTCAAAATCAGCAATAACCTTTAACATTATTTATGAATATTTGTATTCCCGGTATATAACTGGATTTCTGTGCATTAATTCTGCATGGATAATGATGGGTCCCTCAGCATTAAACATTGAAGTGAGTTAAAACGTTATTTACACCAGCTAATGTTAATTTTACCCGCAATTTAGCGTATCTGAGGATATTATTAATCCAGCTATCTTCCCGGTAATCTTACGGGTTAATGAATTATGCAAACCTAAAGAAGTTATCATGACATCCAGGAAAAAAGTCAGGGTACTGTTTTACACAGTTATAACCATTGCGGTGCTTGGAATTATTGCATATCCCAAGGTCAGGCCATTACTTGCCGGCAACAGCAACTCCCCGCAGGGAAATCCCGGCCAGCAAAGGGGGCCACAGGCTCTTAATGTACAGGGAATGGTGATAACACCCCAACACATGAGTGAACTGATCAACAGTACCGGGACCCTGTTATCTGATGAGGAAGCCGATCTTGCATTTGAAACAGCCGGAAGAATTGTAGGTATCTTTTTCGATGAAGGCACCCGGGTGAGGAAAGGGGACCTGATGGCCAAGATCAACGACAGGCCGCTGCAGGCTCAATTGCAACGGCTTACGGCACAGAAGAGACTTGTTGAAGAGCGGGAATTCCGCCAGAGAAGCCTCCTTGAACGTGATGCCATAAGCCAGGAAAGCTATGACCAGGTTGCAACCGAACTCCAGGTAATTGAAGCAGATATATCATTACTTGAGGCAAGAATTGCTGAAACTGAATTAAGAGCGCCTTTTGACGGCATAGTGGGACTTCGTTACCTTAGTGAAGGCAGCTATGTTACACCGAATATAAAAATTGCCCGGCTGGTAAAGAATCAGCCCATTAAAATCGAATTTTCTGTTCCTGAACGCTATTCGGGCCAGATTACCGAAGGGTTCCCGATAAACTTCCGCATGGACGGCATAGCCAATACTTTCAATGCCAGGGTTTATGCTGTTGAGCCGAAGATTGATATAAGAACCCGGACAATCAGCGTGAGGGCATTATATCCAAATACAAATGAAGAGCTTTCACCAGGCAGGTTTGCCCAGATTAATCTCCAGCTATCAGAGATAAACGATGCTGTGGCAATCCCGACAGAGGCTGTAATTCCCGAGATGGAGGGCGAAAGGGTCTTCGTTTACCGTTCGGGCAGGGCGCAGTCAGTTAATATAAATACCGGATTGCGGACAGAATCACATATACAGGTGATTGGCGGACTGGAGTTCGGAGATACACTACTGACCACGGGAGTTATGCAATTGCGTCCCGGTATGCCTGTAGATATATACTTATTTCAGGAAAACGGAAACTAATA contains:
- a CDS encoding copper-translocating P-type ATPase, yielding MNMKKETWMVDGMSCASCAANVGNLLQKEKGVRFADVNLATGTVIVEYDNRNTGFSRLDAILRKSGYGLSVREQISDDGTGTQEKERLSGLRNKVAASAILTLPVFIYGMFFMHATGANPIMMAFSTPVIIYLGREFFINAWKKAMNRQANMDTLVAVGTGSAYLFSVFNTLFPGYLLSRGHQPYVYFEAAAVIITLILLGRYLEGKAKSKTSASIRKLIGLQPQNARIIVDGKIKDIPADMVVPGNIILVRPGEKIPVDGTVTEGTAWVDESMITGESMPVEKNKGDKVIGSTINGSGSFYFRAEKVGSETMIARIIRMVEEAQGSKAGIQRVADRFAGIFVPTVIVVAIINFALWYFLGPHPSLTYAVVTSVSVLIIACPCALGLATPTALMVGIGRGADMGILVRDAQSLETAKRIDTIILDKTGTLTVGKPVVTDTATVVEPGMDKVHEEVLLGAENRSEHPLGLAIVMHLSEKGLEPDNPDKFVSITGRGIEFTKGANNYLAGSLRYMEAAGVEIPDMIREKASGFEYEGKTPVYFSVNKRVLFLYAVSDSLRQSAGDAVTRLKRMGLDVHMLTGDNEATARAIASAAGIEKYVANALPDDKLRYVENLQKQGRVVAMVGDGINDSPALTRADLGIAMGSGTDIAMESAGITIVKGDIDKIVAAIRLSFATERTIRQNLFWAFIYNTLGIPVAAGVLYPFTGYLLNPMLAGAAMAFSSVSVLSNSLRLKRKNISS
- a CDS encoding efflux RND transporter periplasmic adaptor subunit, whose amino-acid sequence is MTSRKKVRVLFYTVITIAVLGIIAYPKVRPLLAGNSNSPQGNPGQQRGPQALNVQGMVITPQHMSELINSTGTLLSDEEADLAFETAGRIVGIFFDEGTRVRKGDLMAKINDRPLQAQLQRLTAQKRLVEEREFRQRSLLERDAISQESYDQVATELQVIEADISLLEARIAETELRAPFDGIVGLRYLSEGSYVTPNIKIARLVKNQPIKIEFSVPERYSGQITEGFPINFRMDGIANTFNARVYAVEPKIDIRTRTISVRALYPNTNEELSPGRFAQINLQLSEINDAVAIPTEAVIPEMEGERVFVYRSGRAQSVNINTGLRTESHIQVIGGLEFGDTLLTTGVMQLRPGMPVDIYLFQENGN